A DNA window from Candidatus Protochlamydia naegleriophila contains the following coding sequences:
- a CDS encoding RHS repeat-associated core domain-containing protein, with the protein MKLSRSFLTYCYVLIWLFLPLQAWCFESISDLFKDESLENLSLSSRDGLISSVIANHVSAISGDFIDQAVDCTLVGPEPLTLQRFYSSHPSSSMDGLDYPLTDKNRMPQNGATYRAWQFNHFTKLHFQRDASQNTKHTKLRSFVPHASYSQMFHESCVRDKDYESETCALSILHHKGVTNCASGNISARTNPKNVIAHFNKKEKSVDVTFGSGDTRHYAGKDLEWISNNIHISSWVFHPVLEKKANGNQIIYKGSKSIEAFNRSKSVLYSWYKFKWASKEELQVVTSHYAQPIIYQYRQFDVKVKSSLDFRKRYYLTSVQRPEQAKEIYHYVPDVKQETWLIKRKERRNNRFIEVDYYGMGDRPGELFKISINNFADPRNNRVRYLKAPVGVDATPLITHEFFYDFNFEINKNAVKLFRGVTSVYDAYRRKTCYHYNDNQRLEKCVQFVQGKPYHQTLYCWKECIDSLVGNASMVPANAFEQANLKGRIIQDGQGDIVSARLFDYDRRGNIVEESLYGHLTGKTFTPLIFDHKKQTIRKGAEVYRKQFVYSHDDFNLLLEEKEDNGRRIIYRYVPNSDLIASKFLCERDRICLREFYEYDENNALVKMISDNGSALGKDDLSYVTERHINYYFPKKTVPVGLPERTDEMYLDVDTMQEKLLKRTLSIYTQDGKLLRQDIFDANEVYRYSLGWEYDSYGHVIKEVNALGQTIYRNYDKCGNLTREQGPRYDFYTEHLYDYSNRCIQSKEVHPGQTFITSYRYDLIGNRIAKVDRYGNETTYHYDDLNRLIQTTYPTVWSEKGWSRPTTKTEYDCVGNIIQATDERELCTKTRYNTRGKVISTLLPDGQLESSEYNLDGTLAKKIASNGTQTHFEVDCFGRITKETMYSAQGVLLAGSSQTYYGMHKASSTDASGLTTAYLYDWAGRLRQTICQDKVETYVYDSLGRMVKKKEAYGENQFKITCLEYDLLDRTIEERIEDEQGRVLRKASYCYDPLGNRTHVTEETNAGPSTRVAIYNSDKKVAVTIDPAGNQTHISYNYAYRNQIGQLVLQVTSTDPLGRRTVTTCDALEKPASIQQLDPYGLLLSHQELAYDLKGNVIHICDRIIVNGQKQGHVDTTFVYQETNQLICLTQAKGLPEQQITYFHYNMAGQKELTVKPDGSLLHERYDALGRLVSQEASDRSIHYIYTYNQRHQPVDVFDAIHQAHSSFSYDARGRLLQEVLSNGLSLAYEYDGLDRAKSIILPDGSRIAYLYDAANLREVERLKKGRSLYVHRYEAFDLAGLPLKMTRPDQQVVNYLYDSSKRATSQESPFYKQSGVTFDRAGRLLQYAREDGVGSMHYAFAYDNLDHLIHETGPFPHAYLCDSLHNRLFKDATAYRLNGLHQLIQQGSSTYTYDLNGNLASESKEGKLKTYSYDQFNRLTCVRTDEGEIHYLYDAFHRRIAKIAQGKPIRYLYVGKDEIGSVDETGEIQELRLLGHGHGAEIGASLAIELKGKVFIPTHDFSGHIAQLSDLEGQCIETYRYSTFGESAIYDAKGQAVPHSTVGNPWQFSSKRVDVETGFVFFGRRYYDPETGRWTTADPAGFADGPNLYAYLHHQPLNAFDLYGLMEEKEGQDEKNYPLANVDYNDKSVSNTQQPEDGSPNEAPLGFMEKKTGKKSRMQYCGFNQVLEMGIGFMHGIMNKLSDAYASAKLLSTMANDHFVTINNNSSRGFILDLVRCAFELYFHAQTKAVRVQQKVWDAYFAHAKPGGVYLHFCHSEGAIITRNALMTYSEELRKRIIVVAIAPGAYIEDKYAMEVTHYRSKRDIVPMLDFVGASRCRHSTVVLDPHQDAGWFDHSFDSPTYQDARKYHIDLYQEQYGKR; encoded by the coding sequence ATGAAGCTTTCTCGTTCTTTTCTCACGTATTGCTATGTCTTGATTTGGCTTTTCTTGCCTCTTCAGGCTTGGTGTTTTGAATCGATCTCAGATCTCTTCAAGGATGAATCGTTGGAAAACCTTTCACTCTCCTCAAGGGATGGTTTGATTTCTTCAGTCATTGCCAATCACGTATCGGCCATCAGCGGCGATTTTATTGATCAAGCGGTCGATTGTACGCTGGTGGGACCCGAACCGCTGACTTTGCAGCGCTTTTATTCCTCTCACCCTTCAAGCAGCATGGATGGATTAGATTATCCTTTAACAGATAAGAATCGGATGCCACAGAATGGGGCGACCTATCGTGCCTGGCAATTTAATCACTTTACAAAGCTTCATTTTCAAAGGGATGCATCTCAGAACACCAAACACACAAAGCTGCGCTCTTTTGTCCCCCATGCTTCCTATAGCCAAATGTTTCATGAATCGTGTGTGAGGGATAAGGATTATGAATCGGAGACGTGTGCCTTAAGTATTCTTCATCACAAAGGAGTCACCAACTGTGCCTCTGGTAATATCAGTGCACGGACAAATCCTAAGAATGTGATCGCTCATTTTAATAAGAAGGAAAAGAGTGTCGATGTCACTTTCGGTTCGGGGGATACGCGTCATTATGCCGGAAAAGATCTCGAATGGATTTCTAATAATATCCATATAAGTTCATGGGTTTTCCACCCTGTTCTAGAAAAAAAGGCAAACGGCAATCAAATAATCTATAAGGGCTCTAAATCAATAGAAGCATTTAATCGCTCAAAATCGGTCTTATATAGCTGGTACAAGTTTAAGTGGGCATCGAAAGAAGAATTGCAAGTGGTGACCAGCCACTATGCGCAGCCTATTATTTATCAATATCGTCAATTTGACGTGAAGGTAAAATCTTCACTGGATTTTAGGAAAAGATACTACCTTACAAGCGTCCAAAGACCAGAGCAAGCTAAGGAGATCTATCACTACGTTCCAGACGTCAAGCAAGAAACGTGGCTCATTAAGCGTAAAGAACGGCGCAACAACCGCTTTATTGAAGTGGATTATTATGGAATGGGAGATCGCCCGGGTGAACTGTTCAAAATATCTATCAACAACTTTGCAGATCCGCGCAATAACCGCGTGAGGTATTTAAAGGCCCCGGTTGGAGTCGATGCGACCCCGCTTATCACGCATGAATTTTTCTACGATTTTAATTTCGAGATCAATAAGAACGCCGTTAAATTATTTCGTGGAGTGACATCTGTTTACGATGCTTACCGCCGCAAGACTTGCTACCACTATAATGACAACCAGCGCCTCGAAAAGTGCGTACAGTTTGTCCAAGGGAAACCCTATCACCAAACGCTCTACTGTTGGAAAGAATGCATCGATTCCCTCGTTGGAAATGCTTCGATGGTTCCAGCCAATGCTTTTGAACAGGCAAATTTGAAAGGACGCATCATTCAGGATGGACAGGGAGACATTGTATCCGCCCGATTATTCGACTATGATCGACGCGGTAACATCGTAGAAGAATCCCTTTATGGACATCTAACAGGTAAAACTTTCACTCCCCTTATTTTTGATCATAAAAAACAAACGATTCGCAAAGGGGCTGAAGTTTACCGCAAACAGTTTGTGTATTCACACGACGATTTCAACCTGCTTTTAGAAGAAAAAGAAGACAATGGCCGCAGGATTATTTATCGATATGTGCCCAATTCCGATTTAATTGCTAGCAAGTTCTTATGTGAAAGGGACCGTATTTGCTTGCGAGAATTTTACGAGTATGACGAAAACAATGCCCTGGTCAAAATGATCAGCGATAATGGCTCTGCACTAGGGAAAGATGATTTGTCATACGTAACAGAGCGGCATATTAATTATTACTTCCCCAAAAAAACAGTCCCTGTTGGTTTGCCAGAAAGAACGGATGAAATGTATCTAGACGTAGATACCATGCAGGAAAAACTTCTTAAGCGAACGTTATCGATCTATACGCAAGATGGAAAGCTGCTTAGGCAAGATATTTTTGATGCTAATGAGGTTTATCGCTATTCACTTGGTTGGGAGTATGATTCCTATGGGCATGTCATCAAAGAGGTTAATGCTCTTGGGCAGACCATTTATAGAAACTACGACAAGTGCGGCAATCTCACGAGGGAACAAGGTCCTCGCTACGATTTTTATACCGAACATCTGTATGACTATTCCAATCGTTGCATTCAAAGCAAAGAAGTTCACCCGGGTCAAACATTTATCACAAGCTATCGCTACGACCTCATCGGCAATCGCATTGCCAAAGTAGATCGTTATGGAAATGAGACGACCTATCACTATGACGACCTTAACCGCTTGATTCAAACAACGTATCCAACTGTCTGGAGTGAAAAGGGATGGAGCAGGCCTACGACTAAAACGGAGTATGATTGCGTTGGCAACATTATCCAAGCAACTGATGAGCGGGAATTATGCACAAAGACGCGCTACAACACCCGCGGTAAGGTCATCTCAACTTTGCTTCCCGATGGTCAATTGGAATCTTCAGAATACAATTTAGATGGAACCCTAGCCAAAAAAATAGCCTCTAATGGAACACAAACGCACTTCGAGGTTGACTGCTTTGGTAGGATCACTAAAGAAACCATGTATTCTGCTCAAGGTGTCTTATTAGCCGGTAGCTCTCAAACCTATTACGGCATGCATAAAGCCTCCTCGACCGATGCCTCTGGCTTAACTACGGCCTATCTTTATGATTGGGCGGGCCGTTTGCGCCAAACCATTTGTCAGGACAAAGTGGAAACATATGTCTATGATTCGCTCGGTAGAATGGTCAAAAAGAAGGAAGCCTATGGAGAGAATCAATTCAAAATCACCTGTTTAGAATACGACTTGCTCGATCGCACCATCGAGGAGAGGATTGAAGATGAGCAAGGAAGAGTCTTAAGGAAAGCGAGCTATTGCTATGACCCTTTAGGGAACCGAACGCATGTAACCGAAGAGACGAATGCTGGCCCAAGTACGCGGGTTGCCATTTACAATTCTGATAAGAAAGTAGCGGTGACAATTGATCCTGCAGGCAATCAGACTCACATCAGCTATAACTATGCTTATCGCAACCAAATCGGGCAGCTCGTTTTACAAGTCACGTCTACTGACCCTCTTGGACGCCGTACCGTGACGACTTGTGATGCCCTCGAAAAGCCGGCCAGTATCCAACAATTAGACCCTTATGGCCTCCTATTGAGCCATCAAGAACTCGCTTATGATCTCAAAGGCAATGTCATTCACATCTGCGATCGCATCATAGTAAATGGACAGAAGCAAGGACATGTTGATACGACATTTGTCTATCAGGAAACCAATCAGCTCATTTGCCTAACACAAGCCAAGGGGCTGCCTGAACAGCAAATCACCTATTTTCACTACAATATGGCAGGCCAGAAAGAATTAACTGTTAAGCCCGACGGCTCTTTGTTGCATGAGCGGTATGATGCACTCGGGCGGTTGGTTAGCCAAGAGGCAAGCGATCGTTCGATTCATTACATCTATACCTATAATCAAAGGCATCAGCCAGTCGACGTCTTTGATGCCATCCATCAGGCTCATTCCTCTTTTAGCTACGATGCAAGAGGCAGATTGCTCCAAGAAGTCCTTTCCAATGGTTTAAGCTTAGCTTATGAGTATGATGGATTGGATCGAGCCAAGAGCATCATTTTGCCGGATGGAAGCCGCATTGCCTATCTCTATGATGCGGCCAATTTGCGCGAAGTCGAGCGTTTAAAAAAAGGCCGCAGTCTCTATGTCCATCGCTATGAGGCGTTTGATTTAGCCGGCCTTCCTCTTAAAATGACCCGCCCCGACCAACAAGTCGTGAATTACCTCTACGATTCGTCGAAAAGAGCCACAAGCCAAGAAAGCCCTTTTTATAAACAAAGTGGAGTAACATTTGATCGTGCTGGAAGGCTCTTGCAATATGCAAGAGAAGATGGCGTAGGTTCCATGCATTATGCTTTTGCTTACGACAATCTGGATCACCTCATTCATGAAACGGGACCCTTTCCTCATGCCTATCTCTGCGATTCGCTTCACAACCGACTCTTTAAAGATGCTACAGCTTATCGATTGAATGGGCTGCATCAGCTGATTCAGCAAGGCAGCAGCACGTATACCTATGATTTGAATGGCAATTTAGCTTCGGAAAGCAAAGAGGGAAAGCTAAAAACATATAGCTATGATCAATTTAATCGCTTGACCTGCGTGCGAACCGATGAAGGAGAGATTCATTACTTATATGACGCCTTTCATCGCAGAATTGCAAAAATTGCCCAAGGCAAACCGATTCGCTATCTCTATGTTGGCAAAGATGAAATTGGCAGCGTCGACGAAACGGGTGAGATTCAGGAATTGCGTCTCCTTGGCCACGGACATGGCGCTGAAATTGGGGCGAGCCTTGCAATTGAGCTAAAGGGAAAAGTATTTATTCCGACCCATGATTTTTCTGGGCACATCGCTCAACTGAGCGATTTAGAAGGACAGTGCATCGAGACCTATCGCTATAGCACTTTTGGCGAGTCGGCAATTTACGATGCCAAAGGGCAAGCCGTACCTCATTCAACAGTCGGCAATCCTTGGCAGTTTTCCAGTAAGAGAGTCGATGTAGAGACGGGATTCGTCTTCTTTGGCAGGCGCTATTATGATCCCGAAACGGGACGCTGGACAACTGCCGATCCGGCAGGATTTGCCGATGGCCCTAACTTATATGCCTATCTTCATCACCAGCCTCTGAATGCGTTTGATCTATATGGATTGATGGAAGAAAAGGAGGGACAGGACGAAAAAAATTATCCACTTGCCAACGTTGACTACAATGACAAGAGTGTATCGAATACCCAGCAGCCGGAAGATGGCTCGCCCAATGAAGCGCCGCTTGGATTCATGGAAAAGAAGACTGGCAAGAAATCGCGCATGCAGTACTGCGGGTTCAATCAGGTGCTGGAGATGGGCATCGGCTTCATGCATGGCATCATGAATAAATTGAGCGATGCTTATGCGAGTGCGAAGCTGCTTTCAACGATGGCGAATGATCACTTTGTCACAATTAATAATAATTCTTCTCGAGGATTTATTTTAGATCTCGTACGCTGTGCTTTTGAACTCTACTTTCATGCTCAAACAAAGGCTGTTAGAGTTCAGCAGAAAGTATGGGATGCCTATTTTGCGCATGCGAAGCCTGGGGGCGTTTACCTGCATTTTTGTCACAGTGAAGGAGCCATCATTACGCGTAACGCCTTAATGACCTACTCAGAAGAGCTGCGGAAGCGAATCATCGTCGTGGCAATTGCGCCGGGCGCCTACATCGAGGATAAGTATGCTATGGAAGTCACTCATTATCGGAGTAAGAGGGATATTGTCCCCATGCTAGATTTTGTGGGGGCATCGCGTTGCCGCCACTCGACAGTGGTGCTCGATCCCCATCAAGATGCAGGCTGGTTTGACCATTCTTTCGATAGTCCGACTTATCAGGATGCTCGAAAATATCATATAGATCTATATCAAGAACAATATGGAAAAAGATAA
- a CDS encoding nuclear transport factor 2 family protein, translating into MSNDLELRGVVEDYITCYNSFNINEMVDCFTEGCRFEHISNASDKIICNGRAELKELASKSALSFDERKQTVTKWIIAKDFVVVEIDYEAVLASDFPDGMKKGDTIKSKGISIYEIEQGKIKRLVDFS; encoded by the coding sequence ATGTCAAACGACTTAGAGCTGCGAGGAGTTGTAGAAGACTATATCACTTGCTATAACTCTTTTAACATCAATGAAATGGTTGATTGTTTTACAGAGGGATGCCGATTCGAACATATTAGCAATGCTTCGGATAAGATCATATGTAATGGCAGAGCAGAGCTCAAGGAATTGGCTAGTAAGAGCGCTCTTTCTTTCGACGAGAGAAAACAGACTGTGACAAAGTGGATAATAGCTAAAGATTTCGTGGTCGTTGAAATTGACTATGAGGCAGTGTTAGCGTCAGATTTTCCAGACGGAATGAAAAAAGGAGATACTATAAAGTCCAAAGGCATCTCCATTTATGAAATCGAACAGGGTAAGATTAAGCGTCTCGTCGACTTTAGTTAG
- a CDS encoding MepB family protein, which yields MKDSTFDSRHEDLRMAQQLAYAPAGLVCKNFQLEDESSDYGASEFEVNNFRTKFRIGKKTPKKSGSFVTLWKRTGQGPIAPCSFNDPIDFYVVSARNGNDLGQFIFPKSVLSYRGILANESQEGKRAFRIYAPWDQTPNQQAKKTKEWQSPFFITIDKHVDLSAFRRLFFLTSHSHLFLSP from the coding sequence ATGAAAGACAGCACTTTTGACTCAAGGCATGAAGATTTACGCATGGCACAGCAATTGGCTTATGCGCCAGCTGGGCTGGTTTGTAAAAACTTCCAGTTGGAAGATGAAAGTAGCGATTACGGTGCTTCAGAATTTGAAGTAAATAATTTCCGGACCAAGTTTCGCATTGGAAAGAAGACTCCTAAGAAAAGCGGCTCTTTTGTTACGCTTTGGAAACGAACCGGGCAAGGACCAATTGCGCCCTGCAGTTTCAATGATCCCATCGACTTCTATGTCGTTAGTGCACGCAATGGCAACGACTTGGGGCAATTCATCTTTCCAAAATCCGTTCTAAGCTATAGAGGAATACTTGCAAACGAAAGCCAAGAAGGAAAACGAGCCTTTCGCATCTATGCCCCTTGGGATCAAACACCGAATCAACAAGCAAAAAAAACAAAAGAATGGCAGTCCCCTTTCTTCATCACCATAGATAAACATGTTGATTTATCTGCCTTTCGGCGGCTCTTTTTCTTAACCAGTCATTCGCATCTTTTTCTCTCGCCATAA
- a CDS encoding amino acid permease, which translates to MHAKQIKTGAVLLIAGTCIGSGMIALPMVLANLGLIPSILLMLFIWFIMYYTSLINVELNLQAGRGLTLGSLGRLYSGKMAELIGVGSLKLLSYSLLAVFIYGGSSVVQELIKSNSLMEYSFNRIATYYALISIGLLLLPLKAIDYINRLLFIGLLAIISILVAGLVLSVDWTDMPLFAPKWRDLTSWLGLLPVVFTSFGFQVIFHTVTNYCHRDSKILKQAFLWGSLIPAIVYIVWSCSVLSVIHHNNPAFYSQMAAGEVEVGELIQALSQIAEWPAVQLLVWCISILAVSTSVIGVGIGLCDSLKNMLAVKIPNENARNLLAAILTILPAYLVVLYVPNAFISVLGFAGMILAVIAILLPVYLFQKLNAKKFHYPELKATWLIALSTAVGILVVVSELFNIISAH; encoded by the coding sequence ATGCATGCAAAGCAAATAAAAACCGGAGCTGTCTTACTCATAGCAGGCACCTGTATCGGCAGCGGAATGATTGCATTACCTATGGTTTTGGCTAACTTGGGTCTTATTCCAAGCATTCTCCTCATGCTGTTCATCTGGTTTATCATGTACTATACCTCATTGATCAACGTCGAGCTCAATTTACAAGCTGGCCGAGGACTCACCCTTGGATCACTTGGTAGGCTTTATTCAGGAAAGATGGCCGAATTAATCGGAGTCGGAAGCTTAAAGCTGCTTTCTTATTCCCTCCTTGCCGTTTTTATCTATGGAGGAAGCTCTGTCGTTCAAGAATTAATAAAATCAAACAGTTTAATGGAGTACTCCTTCAATCGCATCGCTACCTACTATGCTCTTATTAGTATAGGACTGCTGTTATTGCCTTTGAAAGCCATTGACTACATCAATCGGCTGCTTTTTATTGGACTGCTCGCCATCATATCTATCCTGGTTGCAGGTTTAGTCTTATCTGTTGACTGGACAGACATGCCTCTATTTGCCCCAAAATGGCGTGATCTAACAAGCTGGCTCGGTTTGCTACCGGTCGTCTTTACCTCCTTCGGCTTTCAAGTTATTTTCCATACCGTCACAAATTATTGCCATCGCGATAGTAAAATTCTCAAACAAGCTTTTTTATGGGGAAGCTTGATTCCTGCCATTGTCTACATCGTATGGTCTTGTAGCGTTTTAAGCGTCATTCATCACAATAATCCTGCCTTCTATAGCCAAATGGCAGCAGGAGAAGTCGAAGTTGGAGAGTTAATTCAAGCGCTTAGTCAAATTGCCGAATGGCCCGCGGTCCAATTGCTGGTGTGGTGTATTTCAATCCTGGCCGTTTCAACTTCGGTCATTGGGGTTGGAATTGGCTTATGTGATAGTTTAAAAAATATGCTAGCAGTCAAGATTCCTAACGAAAATGCAAGAAATCTATTGGCTGCCATCCTCACCATTTTACCGGCCTATTTGGTTGTTCTTTACGTACCAAACGCTTTTATTTCGGTCTTAGGATTTGCCGGTATGATTTTGGCTGTGATTGCCATCTTGCTGCCCGTTTACCTCTTCCAGAAACTCAATGCCAAAAAGTTCCACTATCCAGAGCTAAAGGCAACGTGGCTGATCGCCCTTTCAACGGCTGTCGGCATCTTGGTTGTTGTGAGTGAACTGTTTAACATCATAAGTGCTCATTAA